One window from the genome of Gadus morhua chromosome 16, gadMor3.0, whole genome shotgun sequence encodes:
- the si:dkey-243k1.3 gene encoding endonuclease domain-containing 1 protein, whose translation MQTRGHLVALLSLFCWAGADVVSRFEDVPECLEYFHEGMVPKWGASPQNVAHLCQRFGNRYHFATLYDTHHRIAVYSAYLFQDSNGGGREKRWFVEPQLVDLSWQAEMKDGYWLGKDYPGVYQGERQALNEDYTHSGYDRGHLNPNGHHAVPGRNATFTLTNVVPQNPKLNQNEWRIHESQLTELFRARCSRAYVLVGAVPSADNWIVKNNVNRVNIPDYLWNAYCCVDNNGKAIQSGGASARNTEGNWVERHTLDELDEFLQQFTNQPVGELFHNNCR comes from the exons GACGTGCCTGAATGTCTGGAATACTTCCACGAAGGCATGGTTCCTAAATGGGGGGCTAGCCCCCAAAATGTGGCCCACCTCTGCCAAAGGTTTGGCAACAG GTACCACTTTGCTACGCTGTATGACACCCACCACCGGATCGCAGTGTACTCGGCCTACCTCTTCCAGGATAGTAacggaggaggcagagagaagcgCTGGTTTGTTGAGCCTCAG CTGGTGGACCTGTCCTGGCAGGCAGAGATGAAGGACGGCTACTGGCTTGGAAAGGACTACCCAGGGGTGTaccagggggagagacaggccCTGAACGAGGACTACACGCACTCTGGCTACGACCGGGGACACCTCAACCCTAACGGACACCATGCAG TCCCTGGCCGTAACGCCACCTTCACCCTGACCAACGTGGTCCCCCAGAACCCCAAGCTGAACCAGAACGAGTGGAGGATCCACGAGAGCCAGCTCACCGAGCTGTTCCGGGCCAGGTGCTCGCGGGCCTACGTGCTGGTGGGCGCTGTGCCCTCCGCTGACAACTGGATTGTCAAGAACAACGTCAACCGCGTCAACATCCCCGACTATCTGTGGAACGCATACTGCTGCGTGGACAACAACGGAAAAGCCATCCAGAGCGGCGGCGCCTCCGCCAGGAACACGGAGGGCAACTGGGTGGAGAGGCACACTCTGGATGAGCTGGACGAGTTCCTTCAGCAGTTCACCAACCAGCCAGTAGGGGAGCTGTTTCACAACAACTGCAgatga